The window CAACCCCGTGGGCGTGGCGTACATGGCGGAGGCCTCCTCCCTCATGCGTGAGGAGATCCTGCCCGCCGCCGCCACCCTCTTCGCCGCCACCTCCAGCGACGTCCGCGAGCAGCAGCACCAGCTCACCCGCCCCCAGTGGGTGCCGTTGTCGGGACTGTTCGCGGCGGTGTTCTTCCTGGTGGTCGCCCAATGGCTGCTGTGGCGGATGACCCGGCGCCGCCTCAACCGGGGCTTCCTCGCGGCGACGGCCCTCATGCTCGTGGCCATCGTGTGGGTGTCGGCGTCGAACTTCACCACCTGGCAGGCCGGCACCCGTGGTTTCGCGGAGGCGTCGATGCCCTGGGACTCGCTCACCGCCTCCCGTATCCAGGCGCAGCAGGCCCGCACCCTGGAGACGCTGTCGCTGGTGCGCCGCCAGTCGGTGGCCGACACCACCACCTCCTTCGAGGCGACGGCCGAGGCCGTCAACATCGCCCTCAACGACTTCGAGCAGGCGGAGGGCCACACCCCGCTGGCGTCCGGCGCCAACCGCGCGCAGATCGTGGAGGCCCGCACCGCCCTGGCCGACTGGCAGGCCGCCCACGACCGTTTCATCGTCGCGATGAACTCGGGCAGCTACCAGGAGGCCGTGCGCCTGGCCACGACGACGACCTTCGTGCCGGGTTCCCCGCCGACGGCCGCCGCCTCCTACGACCGCCTCGACGGTGCCCTCTCCCGCCTCATCGCCGACGCCCGCTCCTCCATGCGGGCCTTCATCAACGACGGCCTCACCGCCACCCAGCTCGTGTCCACCGCGGTACTGCTGCTCAGTGTCCTGGCGATCCTCGCGGTGTGGATCGGCGTGCGCCCGCGCCTGCAGGAGTACCTGTGATGCGCCGTACCCTCGCCACCCTCGCCCTGCCCCTGTGCGCCGCACTCTTCCTCAGCGCCTGCTCCCTGCCGACGCTCGAGTTCCAGCGCTCCCCCGACGAGGGCCGTCCCGCCCTGCCGCCGCGTCCCGTCGCGCACGCCTACGGTCCGCCGATGCCCGCCGGCTCGCGGGTGGAGGAGCCCGGCGCGGAGGAACCCCGGGAGATCAACACGTGGGACGTCGTCGGCTCCCTGCGCCCCTACGAGGGGGAGCACGACCTCGCGTTGACGATCCCGCGGATCGTGGAGCGCGGCCGCATCATCGTCGGCGTCGACCAGTCGCAGAACCTGCTCTCCTTCCGTGACGGCGTGTCCGGTGAGCTGCAGGGTTTCGAGGTCGATCTCGCCCGGGAGATCGCCCGCGACATCTTCGGCGACCCCGAGCGCGTGGACTTCCGTTTCGTCGAGTCCGCCAGCCGCATGGACGCGCTGGAGAGGCACGAGGTCGATCTGGTCATCCGTACGATGACCGTCACCCGCGCCCGCCAGCAGGACGTGAGCTTCTCGACGCCCTACCTCACCACCGACTCCCGCCTCCTGGTCATGCGCAACTCCGCCATCCAGAGCGTCGCCCAGCTGCCCGGCCGCACGGTGTGCGTCACCGACGGTTCGACCGCCCTGGAGAAGGCCCGCATGTACGCGCCGCAGTCGCGGATCCTCAAGACCCGGGGCTGGGCCGACTGCCTCGTCGCCCTGCAGCAGCACCAGGCCGACGCGATCCTCTCCGACGACACGATCCTCTCCGGCATCGCCGCGCAGGACCCCTACACGGAGATCGTCGGCGAGTCGCTGGCCTCCGAGTCCTACGCCGTCGCCGTGGCACGCAGCACCACGGGGCTCGACACCGACGGGCTCGTCCGGCAGATCAACGCCACCATCGAGCGCGTGCGTGACGACGGCACCTGGTGGCGCCTCTACGACCGCTGGTTCGCCGTCTACCTGGCCACCCCCGGCCCACCCGCCCTGAACTACCGCGCCGAGCCCCCGCCGGTGCCGCCCACGCCCCCTGAGACACCCGGAGAGGAGGAGACCCCGTGAAGGACCGCGACCTCCCGCCGCCGGAACTGCCGGACATGGACGACTCCCCCGGCACGCAGGCCGTCCACTTCGACCCCTTCGCCGACGACGAGGACGACGTCAACGACGCCGGCCTCGACGCCCTCATCGCCGACCTGGGCAACCTCCGCGACCAGCACGAGGCCCCGACGACGGCCACCGCAGCGGGCACCGTGCCGGGCGGTCTCACGACGGGACCGGCCACCGCCCCCACCGCGGCGGCGGTCCGGGACGACACCTCCGCCCGCGCCCGGCAGGAGGCGCTGTCGACCTTCCGCGAACGCCGCGGCACACAACGCGGCGGCCGCACCGTCGCCGACGGCATGGTCGACCTGCCGTTCATCCTGCCGGCCCAGCCGGAGGAGGCCCTGCAGGACCCCGCGGAGGCCGCGAAGAAGGGCATCCCCGCGCCGCACCTCAACCCCGGCGACATGGTGGCCGGGCAGTACGAGATCCTCGGCGTCATCGCCCACGGCGGCATGGGCTGGATCTACCTGGCCAACGACCATTTCGTGTCCGGGCGCCTCGTGGTGCTCAAGGGCATGCAGTCGGAGAAGTCGGCGGACGAGTTGGGCGCGGCCGTCGCCGAGCGGGAGTTCCTGGCGGACATCACGCACCCCGGGATCGTGAAGATCTTCAACTTCATCGACGACCCCCGCGTGCCCGGCGGCTTCATCGTGATGGAGTACGTGGGTGGGCCGTCGCTACGCAGCCACCGCAACAGCCACGAGAACCATGTCCTGCCCCTCGACCTGGCGATCGCGTACATCATCGAGGTGCTGCCCGCGCTCGACTACCTGCACTCCCGCGGCGTGGTCTACAACGACCTTAAGCCGGACAACATCATCGTCACGGAGGACCAGGTCAAGCTCATCGACCTCGGTGCCGTCTCCGGCATCGGCGCCTACGGCTTCATCTACGGCACCAAGGGCTTCCAGGCGCCCGAGGTCTCCTCCGAGGGTCCGAGCGTGTCCAGCGACATCTACACCATCGGCCGGACCCTCGCGTCGCTGACGATCCACATGCCCAAGGACGAGAACGGCGTCTACCTGCCGGGCCTGCCCAGCCCGTCGACGGAGCCGCTGTTCCGCAAGCACCTGAGCTTCTACCGCCTGCTCACGCGCGCCACCAACCCCGACCCGACCCGCCGTTTCCGCGACATCTCCGAGCTGTCGACACAGCTCTACGGCGTGCTGCGTGAGGTCATCGCGATCCGCACGGGGCAGCAGTTCCCCGCGCAGCACTCGCTGTTCTCCCCGCAGCGTACGACCTTCGGCACGAAGCACCTGGTCTTCCGCACCGACCAGCTCATCGACGGCATCGACCGCACCGTGCGCATCACCTCCCCCGAAGTCGTCTCCGCGTTGCCCGCCCCGCTGATCGACCGCACCGACGTCGGTGCCGGCATGCTCTCCGGTTCCTCCTACACCGAGCCGCAGGAGGCGCTGGAGACGCTGCGCCAGGCGATGAAGACGCCCGAGTACGAGCAGTCCGCCGAGATCCCCCTCGGCGTCGTCCGCGCGATGCTGGACCTGGGTTTCACCGGTCAGGCACGCACGTGGCTCTCCTCCCTCGAGGGGCGGCTGGGCCACGACTGGCGTTTCCAGTGGTACTCCGGCGTCACCGCCCTGCTTCTCGACGACTACGTGTCCGCCCAGAGGCACTTCGCGGAGGTCCTCAACATCCTCCCCGGCGAGGCCGCCCCCAAACTCGCCCTCGCCGCCGTCGACGAGCTCATCCTCCAGCAGCTCGGCCACCACCACAGCGCCCTCCTGCCCGAGAAGGTCGCCCGCGCCGCCTCCCTGCTCAGCGCCAGCCTCGACTCCGTCGACCCCGAGGTCTTCGGCCAGATCAACCCCACCTGGGTCCACGTCTCCCAGGACCCGGCACACCTGCGCTTCAACGCCATGGGCCTCTACGGCCTGGTGTGGGCCACCAACCCCACCACCGTCTCCTCCGCCTTCGGACTCGCCCGCCAGCTCATGGCCGAGGACCAGATCGAGATGGCCGTCGCCGCCCTCGACCGCGTGCCCCAGGCCTCCCGCCACCACCGCATGGCGCAGCTGACCACCATCCTCCAGCTCATCTCGGGCACCCTCACCGAGTCCCGGATCCGCCGTGCGGCCCGGCGCCTCGAGGAGATCCCCACCAACGAGCCCCGCTTCCTCCAGATCAAGATCGCCGTCATGTCCGCGGGCCTCAACTTCCTCCGGGACGCCGACGTCGAGTCCGCCGCCTCCCCCAACGACCTCTTCGACTACCCCTTCACCCAGCGCGGCCTGCGCTACGGACTGTCCTACACCCTGCGGCAGCAGGCCCGGCAGGCCCCCTTCTCCCGGCACCGTTATGCGCTGGTGGACCTGGCGAACCAGGTGCGGCCGGTGACGTGGTTTTGATTTTCCTCCCCTCTCCCTCCCCTCTCCCTCCCCGTTGACACGTGACTTTCCCCGCAGATCCCGGTTTCCCCAGGTCGCGCGGTGTTACGGGTGGGGTTGACGTGTGAACGGAGAGGATGACCAGGCCAGCCCGGCGCTGGTCCACAGAGCGGGGTCGAGCGGCACGCCCCGCTCCGCGACGCGCCGGTACATGGCCACGATCCTCGGCACCGCCGAGCCGTCGCTCAAGTTGTGGTTGTTCACCCGGAAGTTCAGCACGCCGAGGTTCGATATCCGGTGCTGACGGATCACGTCGTCCCGGGCGGCGATCTCCACCGGTATCCCGAACTCCCCCGCGAGCTTGCCGCCGCCGTCGTACTCCGTCCCGAAACCGATCTCCGGCCAGCAGAAGTCCAACCGGGCGATGAAGCTGCCCAGGTGATCGCGGAGAATGACCTGCTGATGCGGCGCCGGCAGCCCCGCCTCCCACAGCGCCACCTTCAGGTCCGACTCGCGCGGGCTCCCCGACCACGGTGTCGCCAGCCGGGCGGTGTCGCGCATCGCGTCGACACCGACCCGTCCGGCGGCCCGGGCCAACGCGGCGTCGATGTCCTCCCGCGTGATCGTCCCCCGGGCCAGCGCATGATCCAGGCACCGCACGCCGGTGGTCACGTCGTGCCAGCGGGCGAGGTCGAGTCCGGTGCCGGCGACCGGGGTGACATGGACCTTCCCGAAGCGGGTCTCCACCACCTCCGCCGCCACCGACTGCCGCAGTGACAGGTGCCGGTGGACCACTCCGCCCCGGGTCCGACCGGCCCCGGTGACGCCGTGGGCGGCGAGTTCGACGGGGTGCGAGTCCTCCCACCCGGGCAGGGGCAGACCATGGATCAGCGCCGCCGACTTCCCGGCCACGATGCAGGTCGGCGCGGCCACCCCCGCCGCGACTATCGACGCCAGCGCCCGCTCCCGTCGGCCCAACCCGTGCCAGTCGGCGCTCCGGATGTGGATGCCCTTGGCGAGCCTGATCCGCGCCGCCACCCCGTAGAACTTCTTGCGCTCCCATGCCGTCAACGCGGACACGTCAATGAGAGGCCCCCCGACCCGTGACATGCCCACACCCTAACCCGCTCCGGCACGGCAGGCAGCGGACCACCCCGTTCACACGTCGGTCCCACCGGCCACACCTCGTGACCTGCGGAAACGCCCGACGTCGAGAAAAGCCACGTGTCAACAGAGAGGCCGGAAGCACGCGAAAACCCCCGACCAGCCAGGGTCGGGGGCTCACACGCAGAAGCGGCTACTTCTTGGCCAGGGCGGTGGCCTTCTGTGCGATGGCCAGCTCCTCGTTGGTCGGGACGACGAAGACCTTGACGGCGGAGTCGTCGGTGGAGATCTCGCGCGGACCGTCGTTGGGCAGGTCGTTGCGCTCCGGGTCGATCTTGATGCCGTACATCTCGAGGTCGGCCATGGCGTCCTCGCGGACGAACTTGGCGTTCTCGCCGACACCGGCGGTGAAGGTGATCGCGTCGACGCGGCCGAGGGCGATCATGTAGGAGCCGATGTAGCGGCGCAGCTGGTGGATGTAGATGTTGTACGCGGACCAGGCGTCGGTGTCGCCGTCCTCGATCATCTGGCGCAGCTCGCGGAAGTCGTTGACGCCGGACATGCCCTTGATGCCGGACTGGCGGTTGAGCAGGGTGTCGATCTCGTCGATGGACAGGCCCGCGGTGCGGTAGAGGTGGAAGATGATGCCCGGGTCGATGTCACCGCAGCGGGTGCCCATGACGAGGCCGGCGAGCGGGGTCATGCCCATGGAGGTGTCGATCGCGTGGCCACCCTGGACGGCGGAGCAGGAGGCGCCGTTGCCCAGGTGGAGGACGATCTGGTTGACGCTCTTCGGGTCCTTGCCGAGCAGCGCCGGGACCTGCTGGGAGATGAACTCGTGCGAGGTGCCGTGGAAGCCGTAGCGGCGGACGCCGTTCTCGCCGGCGACCTTCGCGTTGATGGCGTAGAGGGCGGCGGCCGGGGGCATGTCGGCGAAGAAGCCGGTGTCGAAGACGGCGACGTGCGGGATGTCCGGGAGGATCTCGCGGGCGACGACGATGCCGTCGACGTTGGCCGGGTTGTGCAGCGGGGCCAGCGGGATGATGTCGCGGATCATCTCGACGACCTGGTCGTTGATGAGCTCCGGCTCGGAGAAGACCTTGCCGCCGTGGACGACGCGGTGGCCGACGGCGGAGATGTCGACGTCGTGCGGTCCGACGCCGTGCTCGGTCATGATCTGGAAGGAGCGCTCGAGACCGACGGAGTGGTCGGCGATGGGCTCCTGGACGGAGTACTTCTCACCGCGGATCTTGATGGTGATGGAGCCCTGGGGCTCACCGATCTGCTCGACGAGGCCGGAGACCAGCGGCTCGTCGTTGGCGTCGGCGGTCGGGTCGAGGACCTGGAACTTGATGGAAGAAGAACCGGAGTTCAGGACGAGTGCGTAGGTCATTTAGTTTCCTCCGGCCTGGATGGCGGTGATAGCGACGGTGTTGACGATGTCCGGGACGGTGGCGCCACGGGAGAGGTCGTTGACGGGCTTGTTCAGACCCTGCAGGATCGGTCCGACGGCGAGGGCGGAGCCGGTGCGCTGTGCGGTCTTGTAGCCGATGTTGCCGGCTTCAAGGTCGGGGAAGACGAAAACGTTGGCCTGGCCTGCGACCTCGGAGTCGGGCATCTTCTTCTTCGCGACGCCCGGGTCGACGGCGGCGTCGAACTGCAGCGGGCCGTCGACCTTGAGGCTCGGGTCGATGCGCTTGGCGTTGTGGAGGGCCTCGATGGCGCGGTCGACGTCCGGGCCGGAGCCGGAGGCGCCGGTGGAGTAGGACAGGACGGCGACGCGGGGGTCGATGCCGAACTGGGCGGCGGTCTTCGCGGAGACGACGGCGATCTCGCCGAGCTGCTCGGCGGTCGGGTTCGGGTTGACGGCGCAGTCGCCGAAGGCCCAGAGACGGCCGCGCATGACCATCAGGAAGATCGAGGAGACCACGGAGGCGTCCGGGGTGGTCTTGATGATCTGGAAGGAGGGCTTGATGGTGTGCGCGGTGGTGTGCGCGGCACCGGAGACCATGCCGTCGGCGAGGCCCTTGTGGACCATCATGGTGCCGAAGTAGGAGATGTCCTTCATCGTCTCGCGGGCCTCGTCGAGGGTGACCCCCTTGGACTTGCGCAGCTCGACGAACTCCTCGGCGAACTCCTCGAGGAGCGGGGAGGCGAGGTGGTCGACGATGTGGGCCTTGCCCAGGTCGACGCCGAGCTCACCGGCGCGGTTCTTGATGTCGGCGGGGTCGCCGAGGATGGTCAGCTCGACGATGTCGCGGTCCAGCAGCTGGCCGGCGGCGAGCAGGATGCGGTCGTCCTCGCCCTCGGGGAGGACGATATGGGCCTTGGCGTCCTTGGCGCGCTGGAGCAGCCAGGACTCGAAGACCGGCGGGGACATGACCGGGGAGACGGAGACCTTGAGGGCCTCCTTGACCTTGACGACGTCGCGCAGGCCGTCCTCGGTGACGGCTGCGGCGATGACGGCGTCCAGGGACTTGGCCTGTCGCTCGGCGAGCTGGACGTGGGAACCGGAGGCGTCGGTGAGCAGGAGGATCGGCAGGCCGAGGGCGGCGGCGATCTCCGCGTCGAAGTGCAGGTTGCCGGTTCCGACGATGAGCACCGGGCCACCGTCGAGGAGGCCTGCCGTGACGATGCTGCCGACCTTGGGCTCGTGGTCGTCGAGACGGTGGACCTGGAGGCCGAGGGAAGCGGCGAGGCCGTCAATGTCAACACCGTCAAAGTTGCGGTTGATGACACTGAGCAGTGCTGAACGCGGGTCAGACATGCATAACCTTTCTGTCGCTGAGCGGGGTGTCCGGGGTAACACATCATCGCCGCTCGTGTGTGATCGGTCGCCATTCTATAACGAATGTCGCCTCCGCCACACAAGTACCAGGAGGAATTTTCAGACTTAACACGACATAGCCGGGCATTCCACAAATTGATACCCGCACCGAACGGGCGGCGGAAGGGGCACGGGAGCGTCGATAAGCATCCATCGCCGCAGCTCACACCCTAGAAATGACGTAACACCAACCCTGCATGAAGTGTATTTGGATTCATGCCCGTCCGCGCGGCAGGGAGTCCTGGATCACTCCCCCACAGCCTTTGACACACCTGCAAATGTCCGCGAATCGCCCGGCAGTGACCGCCCTGGGCCACACCCCATGGCCACCCCCGCCCCGGAATAGATCGCGACGCAGGGTGGTCAGTAGTATGGAGCGAAAGTATCTCCCTGTTTCCGAACTTAAGGATGTCACCCCACCATGTCCCGCCCCCTGCGCGTCGCCGTTGTCGGTGCCGGTCCCGCCGGCATCTATGCCTCGGACCTGCTCGTGAAGTCAGGTGAGGACGTGACCGTCGACCTCTTCGAGCGCATGCCCGCCCCCTTCGGTCTCATCCGTTACGGCGTCGCGCCCGACCACCCGCGCATCAAGGGCATCATCAAGTCGCTGCACGCGGTGCTCGACAAGCCGGAGATCCGCCTGCTCGGCAACATCGAGATCGGCAAGGACCTCACCGTCGACGAGATGCGTGACTACTACGACGCCATCGTCTTCTCCACCGGCGCCACCGGCGACCGCGAACTGCGCATCCCGGGCTCCGACCTGGACGGCTCCTTCGGCGCCGGCGAGTTCGTCGGCTTCTACGACGGCAACCCGGACTTCGCCCGCGACTGGGACCTGAGCGCCGAGAAGGTCGGCGTCATCGGCGTCGGCAACGTGGCCCTCGACGTCGCCCGCATCCTGGCCAAGACCGCCGACGAGCTCAAGGTCACCGAGATCCCGGACAACGTCTACGAGAACCTCGCCCGCTCCGCGGTGAAGGAGGTCCACGTCTTCGGCCGTCGCGGCCCGGCGCAGGCCAAGTTCACCCCGCTGGAGCTCAAGGAGCTCGACCACTCCGAGAACATCGAGGTCATCGTCGACCCCGAGGACATCGACTACGACGAGGCCTCCGAGAACGCCCGCCGCGAGTCCAAGTCCGTCGACCTCGTCTGCCAGACCCTCGAGGGCTACGCCATCCGCGAGCCGAAGGGCGCACGCAACAAGCTCTTCCTCCACTTCTTCGAGTCCCCGGCGGAGATCGTCGGCGAGGACGGCAAGGTCGTGGGCCTGAAGACCGAGCGCACCGAGCTCGACGGCACCGGCAACGTCCGCGGCACCGGCGAGTTCACCACGTGGGACGTCCAGGCGGTCTACCGCGCCGTCGGCTACCGCTCGGAGGCCGTCGAGGGCGTGCCCTTCGACGACGAGAGCGCCGTCATCCCCAACGACGGCGGCCGCGTCATCGACCCCGCCACCGAGGCCCCGGTCAAGGGCCTGTACGCCACCGGCTGGATCAAGCGCGGCCCGGTGGGCCTCATCGGCAACACCAAGTCCGACGCGAAGGACACCACCACCATGCTGCTGGAGGACTTCGCCGCCGGGCTTCTCGACGCCCCCGCCCACCCCGCCCCGGAGGCCATCCTCGAGCTGCTCCACGAGCGGGAGATCGCCGTGACCACCTGGGACGGCTGGTACAACCTCGACGCCGCCGAGCGCGCCCTGGGCGAGGCCGACGGCCGTGAGCGCAAGAAGATCGTCGAGTGGGACCAGATGATCATCTCCTCCCACCCGGAGTACGAGATCTAGGGTGCGGATCACCGCGGGTCCCCTCCGGGACCTCACCCCGCTGCAGGTGCACCAGCTGTACAAGCTGCGCGTCGACGTGTTCGTCCACGAGCAGCAGTGCCCCTACGCGGAGATCGACGACACCGACGCCCGTGACACCACGGTGCACATCTGCGCGTGGTCGCCGGAGGGGGAGCTGCTGGGCACCGCGCGCATGTTCCCCGTCGGGGAGGAGCGCCAGTTCGGCCGCTTCTGCCTCGCCCCCGCCGCCCGCGGCACGGGGCTGGCGCGGACCATCATGGAGCGGGCCCTCGAGCTCGGGGCCGACCGGCCCCTGGTGCTCGACGCGCAGGCCCCGCTCGTCGACTACTACGCGGGGTACGGTTTCCGCCCCGCGGGTGAGCTCTTCGACGACGAGGGCCTCCCCCACCAGCCCATGCGACGGGAAAAGGGCTGACGGCCGGGATACTGTGAGGGCATGAGTGAAAGCCCCCGCGTCTACGCCGTCGTCTCCCGTTTCTTCGACCTCTCCGCCCACGAGATCCATGCGCTGCTGAAGCTGCGCGCGGACGTCTTCGTCACGGAGCAGGGCTGGGCCCACACCGACATCGAGGACGTCGACATCGACGGCTCCTCCCGTCACCTGCTGCTCCATGACCTCACGCAGCGCCCGATGCCGCTGCTCGGTGCGGCGCGGGTGATCGACGCGGAGGTGGACGGGCGCGGCGTCGCGAAGCTGGGACGTATCTGCCTCACCCCCGCCAGCCGGGGCCGGGGCGTGTCGACGGCGCTCCTCGAGGCGGCCGTCGCCATGGCGCGGGAGACGTTCCCCGGGCGCGACATCGTGCTCGACGCGCAGGAGCCGCTGGTGGAGTTCTACTCCGGTCACGGCTTCGAGCCCTACGGCGAGCCCTTCACCCTCGGGCCGGTCGAGCGTCAGCCGATGGTGCTGGCCATCTGAGCGACCCGTTCGCGGGCCGTGTCAACGGTCTCCGCGGTGGCGAGCGCCACGCCCGCGGTGCCGTCGTAGAGACGGACGTCCGATTCCGGCACGGCCAGCGCTGCCGCCAGGTCCGCGGTCCCGGGCGGGCCCGTGAGGGGGGCGCAGGCGCCGGGTGAGATGAGCGTCGTGTCGATGGGCAGGCCCAGGATGGCGCGGGCGTGCAGGTCCCACTGGGAGAAGCGCTGCGTGCACAGGGTGACGGCGCCGATCCTGTGGGGGCGCGGGGTGACGGCGGAGAAGTAGACGTCCTCCCCCGCGACGAACATCTCGACCGTGAACAGGCCGCGCCCGCCGAGGGCGTTGGTGATGCGGGCGGTCATGGAACGGGCGTTCTCGAGAGCCCGCGGGTTGACCTCCATCGGCTGCCACGCGGCGACGAGCGCCCCCTCCCGGTGGGTGTGGCCGAGGGGTTCACAGAACCAGGTGGCCAGCCGGCCGGTGGCGGGGTCGACCGAGCGGACGGCGAGCATGGTGAGCTCGTGGTCGAAGTCGACGAAGCGTTCCACCATGACGCGGTCGCCCTGCCAGGCGCCCGCGAGGTCGGCCTCGGTGCGCACTACGGCGTGGCCGGAGCCGAAGGTCGCCGGCTTCACGATGCACGGCAGCCCCAGCTCCTCGACCGCCGCGGTGAACTCCTCGCGGGTGTCGGCGAAGCGGTAGGCCGTGGTCGGCAGGCCGAGCTCCTCGTTGGCGGTCCTCCGCAGGCGGTCGCGCGTCACGGTGAGCGCGCAGCCGCGGGCCGAGGGGGCGACGGTCACGCCGGAGGCCTCGAGGGCCTCCAGCGCGTCGACGTCGATGTCCTCCGTGAGGGGCACGACGATGTCGGCGCCGTGCTTCTCGACGAGCCCCCGCACCTCCGCAGCCCCCGCGGGGGCGGTGCGGACGGTGACGCCGAGGCGTCGGAAAGCGGCGGTGAGCTCCTCGGACTCCCCGAGCAGGAGGACAGTGGTCACTTACTTGTCCGCGAGGACGTCGTGGCGCACGATCGTCTGATCGCGGCCCGGGCCGACGCCGATGTAGGAGATGCGGCAGCCGGAGAGCTCCTCGAGGCGCAGGACGTAATCCTGGGCCTTCTGCGGCAGTTCCTCGAAGGTGCGGCAGCCGGTGATGTCCTCGTCCCAGGCGGGCATGGTCTCGAAGATCGGCTCCGCGTGGTGGAAGTCGGTCTGGGTGGTCGGCATCTCGTCGTGGCGCACGCCGTCGACGTCGTAGGCGACGCAGATCGGGATCTCGCCGATGCCGGTGAGGACGTCCAGCTTGGTGAGGAAGTAGTCGGTGAAGCCGTTGACGCGGGAGGCGTAGCGGGCGATCACGGAGTCGTACCAGCCGCAGCGGCGCTTGCGGCCGGTGTTGACGCCGACCTCACCGCCGACGGTCTGCAGGTACTCGCCCCACTTGTCGAAGAGCTCGGTCGGGAACGGGCCGGCGCCGACGCGGGTGGTGTACGCCTTGATGATGCCCAGCGTGGTGGTGATGCGGGTCGGGCCGATGCCGGAACCGACGCAGGCGCCGCCGGCGGTCGGGTTGGAGGACGTGACGAACGGGTAGGTGCCGTGGTCGACGTCGAGCATGGTGGCCTGGCCGCCCTCCATGAGGACGCGCTTGCCCTGGTCGAGGGCCTCGTTGAGCATGCGGTCGGAGTCGACGACCATCGGGCGCAGACGGTCGGCGTAGCTGAGGAAGTACTCGACGATGGTCTCCGGGTCGATGGCCTTGCGGTTGTACATCTTGACCAGGATCTGGTTCTTGACGTCCAGTGCGGAGGTCACCTTCTGACGCAGGATCGACTCGTCGAAGATGTCCTGCACGCGGATGCCGATGCGGTTGACCTTGTCGGCGTAGGCCGGGCCGATGCCGCGGCCGGTGGTGCCGATGGCGCGCTTGCCCAGGAAACGCTCCTGCACGCGGTCGAGGACCTGGTGGTACGGGGCGACGAGGTGGGCGTTCGCGGAGATGCGCAGGCGCTCCGGGTTGGCGCCGCGGGCGGCGAGGCCGTCGATCTCCTCGAAGAGGGCCTCGAGGTTGATCACGACACCGTTGCCGAGGATCGGGACAGCGTTCTCCGAGAGGACTCCCGCCGGGAGGAG of the Corynebacterium humireducens NBRC 106098 = DSM 45392 genome contains:
- a CDS encoding glutamate ABC transporter substrate-binding protein, with the protein product MRRTLATLALPLCAALFLSACSLPTLEFQRSPDEGRPALPPRPVAHAYGPPMPAGSRVEEPGAEEPREINTWDVVGSLRPYEGEHDLALTIPRIVERGRIIVGVDQSQNLLSFRDGVSGELQGFEVDLAREIARDIFGDPERVDFRFVESASRMDALERHEVDLVIRTMTVTRARQQDVSFSTPYLTTDSRLLVMRNSAIQSVAQLPGRTVCVTDGSTALEKARMYAPQSRILKTRGWADCLVALQQHQADAILSDDTILSGIAAQDPYTEIVGESLASESYAVAVARSTTGLDTDGLVRQINATIERVRDDGTWWRLYDRWFAVYLATPGPPALNYRAEPPPVPPTPPETPGEEETP
- a CDS encoding serine/threonine protein kinase; the encoded protein is MDDSPGTQAVHFDPFADDEDDVNDAGLDALIADLGNLRDQHEAPTTATAAGTVPGGLTTGPATAPTAAAVRDDTSARARQEALSTFRERRGTQRGGRTVADGMVDLPFILPAQPEEALQDPAEAAKKGIPAPHLNPGDMVAGQYEILGVIAHGGMGWIYLANDHFVSGRLVVLKGMQSEKSADELGAAVAEREFLADITHPGIVKIFNFIDDPRVPGGFIVMEYVGGPSLRSHRNSHENHVLPLDLAIAYIIEVLPALDYLHSRGVVYNDLKPDNIIVTEDQVKLIDLGAVSGIGAYGFIYGTKGFQAPEVSSEGPSVSSDIYTIGRTLASLTIHMPKDENGVYLPGLPSPSTEPLFRKHLSFYRLLTRATNPDPTRRFRDISELSTQLYGVLREVIAIRTGQQFPAQHSLFSPQRTTFGTKHLVFRTDQLIDGIDRTVRITSPEVVSALPAPLIDRTDVGAGMLSGSSYTEPQEALETLRQAMKTPEYEQSAEIPLGVVRAMLDLGFTGQARTWLSSLEGRLGHDWRFQWYSGVTALLLDDYVSAQRHFAEVLNILPGEAAPKLALAAVDELILQQLGHHHSALLPEKVARAASLLSASLDSVDPEVFGQINPTWVHVSQDPAHLRFNAMGLYGLVWATNPTTVSSAFGLARQLMAEDQIEMAVAALDRVPQASRHHRMAQLTTILQLISGTLTESRIRRAARRLEEIPTNEPRFLQIKIAVMSAGLNFLRDADVESAASPNDLFDYPFTQRGLRYGLSYTLRQQARQAPFSRHRYALVDLANQVRPVTWF
- a CDS encoding acetate kinase, translated to MTYALVLNSGSSSIKFQVLDPTADANDEPLVSGLVEQIGEPQGSITIKIRGEKYSVQEPIADHSVGLERSFQIMTEHGVGPHDVDISAVGHRVVHGGKVFSEPELINDQVVEMIRDIIPLAPLHNPANVDGIVVAREILPDIPHVAVFDTGFFADMPPAAALYAINAKVAGENGVRRYGFHGTSHEFISQQVPALLGKDPKSVNQIVLHLGNGASCSAVQGGHAIDTSMGMTPLAGLVMGTRCGDIDPGIIFHLYRTAGLSIDEIDTLLNRQSGIKGMSGVNDFRELRQMIEDGDTDAWSAYNIYIHQLRRYIGSYMIALGRVDAITFTAGVGENAKFVREDAMADLEMYGIKIDPERNDLPNDGPREISTDDSAVKVFVVPTNEELAIAQKATALAKK
- the pta gene encoding phosphate acetyltransferase — its product is MSDPRSALLSVINRNFDGVDIDGLAASLGLQVHRLDDHEPKVGSIVTAGLLDGGPVLIVGTGNLHFDAEIAAALGLPILLLTDASGSHVQLAERQAKSLDAVIAAAVTEDGLRDVVKVKEALKVSVSPVMSPPVFESWLLQRAKDAKAHIVLPEGEDDRILLAAGQLLDRDIVELTILGDPADIKNRAGELGVDLGKAHIVDHLASPLLEEFAEEFVELRKSKGVTLDEARETMKDISYFGTMMVHKGLADGMVSGAAHTTAHTIKPSFQIIKTTPDASVVSSIFLMVMRGRLWAFGDCAVNPNPTAEQLGEIAVVSAKTAAQFGIDPRVAVLSYSTGASGSGPDVDRAIEALHNAKRIDPSLKVDGPLQFDAAVDPGVAKKKMPDSEVAGQANVFVFPDLEAGNIGYKTAQRTGSALAVGPILQGLNKPVNDLSRGATVPDIVNTVAITAIQAGGN
- a CDS encoding FAD-dependent oxidoreductase, with product MSRPLRVAVVGAGPAGIYASDLLVKSGEDVTVDLFERMPAPFGLIRYGVAPDHPRIKGIIKSLHAVLDKPEIRLLGNIEIGKDLTVDEMRDYYDAIVFSTGATGDRELRIPGSDLDGSFGAGEFVGFYDGNPDFARDWDLSAEKVGVIGVGNVALDVARILAKTADELKVTEIPDNVYENLARSAVKEVHVFGRRGPAQAKFTPLELKELDHSENIEVIVDPEDIDYDEASENARRESKSVDLVCQTLEGYAIREPKGARNKLFLHFFESPAEIVGEDGKVVGLKTERTELDGTGNVRGTGEFTTWDVQAVYRAVGYRSEAVEGVPFDDESAVIPNDGGRVIDPATEAPVKGLYATGWIKRGPVGLIGNTKSDAKDTTTMLLEDFAAGLLDAPAHPAPEAILELLHEREIAVTTWDGWYNLDAAERALGEADGRERKKIVEWDQMIISSHPEYEI
- a CDS encoding GNAT family N-acetyltransferase — translated: MRITAGPLRDLTPLQVHQLYKLRVDVFVHEQQCPYAEIDDTDARDTTVHICAWSPEGELLGTARMFPVGEERQFGRFCLAPAARGTGLARTIMERALELGADRPLVLDAQAPLVDYYAGYGFRPAGELFDDEGLPHQPMRREKG